A window from Prochlorococcus marinus CUG1435 encodes these proteins:
- the ndhI gene encoding NAD(P)H-quinone oxidoreductase subunit I encodes MNNFLQQINSYIKEAFNAGKYLYNGISVTFDHLRRRPVTVQYPYEKLIPSERYRGRIHYEFDKCIACEVCVRVCPINLPVVDWVMNKETKKKELRNYSIDFGVCIFCGNCVEYCPTNCLSMTEEYELATFDRHNLNFDNVALGRLPTNVTTDPSVKPLRELAYLPKGDMDPHEIAASDTRVGKLPEEVYDWMRPESNENKDKVSNPTS; translated from the coding sequence ATGAACAATTTCCTTCAACAAATCAATAGCTATATCAAGGAAGCATTTAATGCTGGGAAATATTTATACAATGGTATATCGGTAACTTTTGATCATCTTCGAAGAAGACCTGTTACTGTTCAATATCCCTATGAAAAATTAATACCTTCTGAAAGATATAGAGGAAGGATACATTATGAATTCGATAAATGTATTGCTTGCGAAGTTTGTGTGAGAGTATGTCCCATCAATCTTCCAGTAGTTGATTGGGTAATGAATAAAGAAACCAAAAAAAAGGAACTTCGAAATTATTCAATAGATTTTGGGGTTTGTATATTTTGCGGAAATTGTGTTGAATATTGTCCAACTAATTGTCTATCAATGACGGAAGAATATGAATTAGCTACTTTCGACAGACATAATCTAAATTTCGATAATGTAGCACTTGGTAGACTACCTACAAACGTCACAACAGATCCATCAGTTAAACCTCTAAGAGAACTTGCCTATCTCCCAAAAGGTGACATGGACCCTCATGAAATTGCAGCTTCAGATACTAGAGTTGGTAAATTACCTGAAGAAGTCTATGATTGGATGAGGCCTGAATCCAATGAAAATAAAGATAAAGTTTCTAATCCAACTAGTTAA
- the nuoH gene encoding NADH-quinone oxidoreductase subunit NuoH, with translation MEYGLDLEYSFNEFLKGFGLSSEIAHIIWLPLPMLLVLVAAVVGVLVTVWLERKISAAAQQRIGPEYAGALGVLQPIADGLKLLVKEDIIPAKADGILFTAGPILVLVPVILSWLIVPFGQNLLISNVGIGIFLWIALSSIQPIGLLMSGYASNNKYSLLGGLRAAAQSISYEIPLALSVLAIVLMTNSLSTIDIVNQQSGAGILSWNIWRQPVGFIVFWICALAECERLPFDLPEAEEELVAGYQTEYAGMKFALFYLGSYINLILSALLVSILYLGGWGFPIPVELIAKILNLPINAPLIQVFTSSIGIVMTVLKAYLLVFIAILLRWTTPRVRIDQLLDLGWKFLLPISLANLLITAGLKLAFPQFFGG, from the coding sequence TTGGAATACGGATTAGATCTCGAATATAGTTTTAATGAATTCTTAAAAGGTTTTGGCCTTTCTAGTGAAATTGCTCATATAATTTGGCTCCCCCTGCCTATGCTCTTAGTTTTAGTAGCGGCAGTGGTAGGTGTTTTAGTAACAGTTTGGCTTGAAAGAAAAATATCTGCTGCAGCTCAACAAAGAATCGGCCCCGAATATGCAGGAGCGCTTGGAGTTCTCCAACCAATTGCAGATGGTCTTAAGTTACTTGTTAAAGAAGATATTATTCCTGCTAAAGCGGACGGAATTCTCTTTACTGCAGGACCTATATTAGTTCTTGTCCCAGTTATTCTCTCCTGGTTAATTGTTCCTTTTGGACAAAATCTTTTAATAAGTAACGTTGGTATTGGAATTTTCCTATGGATCGCTTTAAGCAGTATCCAGCCAATTGGACTTCTTATGAGCGGATATGCATCAAACAATAAATATTCATTATTAGGAGGTTTGAGAGCAGCAGCTCAATCAATAAGTTACGAAATACCTTTAGCTTTATCTGTACTAGCTATTGTACTAATGACAAATTCTCTCAGTACTATTGACATCGTTAACCAACAAAGTGGTGCTGGAATCCTAAGTTGGAATATCTGGAGACAACCAGTTGGTTTTATAGTTTTTTGGATTTGTGCTCTTGCAGAATGCGAAAGACTTCCATTTGACTTACCTGAAGCTGAAGAAGAATTAGTTGCAGGATATCAAACTGAATATGCTGGGATGAAATTTGCATTGTTCTACCTTGGAAGTTATATAAATTTAATTCTTTCAGCATTACTTGTATCAATACTTTATTTAGGAGGATGGGGGTTTCCTATTCCCGTTGAATTAATAGCTAAGATTCTTAATTTGCCAATTAATGCACCCTTAATTCAGGTTTTCACTTCATCAATAGGTATTGTAATGACTGTATTAAAAGCATATCTTTTAGTTTTCATTGCAATATTATTACGTTGGACAACTCCCAGAGTAAGAATAGATCAACTTTTAGATCTGGGATGGAAGTTTCTTCTTCCAATTTCTCTTGCTAATCTTTTGATAACTGCAGGATTAAAACTTGCTTTTCCGCAATTCTTTGGTGGTTAA
- a CDS encoding citrate synthase, whose amino-acid sequence MDNKKLILKPGLEGVPVTNSSICDIDGNKGKLLYRGYSIEELSKKSSFLETAYLLIWGELPTAIQLRDFEQEVQMHRRLSFRVRDMMKCFPATGHPMDALQSSAASLGLFYSRRAIDDPNYIYNAVIRLIAKIPTMIAAFQLIRKGQDPIQPRDDLTYSSNFLYMLTEKEQDPIAAKVFDRCLILHAEHSLNASTFSARVTASTLTDPYAVIASAVGTLAGPLHGGANEDVIAMLEEIKTPENAGPFLDNAIKNKSKIMGFGHREYKVKDPRAIILQKLAEELFIRFGADEMYEVAKSLEAEAISRLGPKGIFPNVDFYSGLVYRKLGIPRDLFTPIFAISRVAGWLAHWREQLGANRIFRPSQIYTGSAPRDWISLENRE is encoded by the coding sequence TTGGACAATAAAAAACTAATTTTAAAACCAGGATTAGAGGGTGTCCCAGTTACTAATTCATCTATCTGTGATATTGACGGCAACAAAGGTAAATTATTGTACAGAGGCTACTCCATTGAGGAACTATCCAAAAAAAGCAGTTTTTTAGAAACTGCATACCTGTTGATTTGGGGTGAATTGCCCACAGCTATTCAACTTAGAGATTTTGAACAAGAAGTTCAGATGCATCGAAGGTTAAGTTTTAGAGTCAGAGATATGATGAAATGTTTCCCTGCTACAGGTCATCCTATGGATGCTCTCCAATCTAGCGCGGCTTCTTTGGGGCTCTTCTATTCGCGCAGGGCAATAGATGATCCTAATTACATCTACAACGCAGTCATAAGGCTAATAGCGAAAATACCCACAATGATTGCTGCTTTTCAACTTATTAGAAAAGGACAAGACCCAATTCAACCTAGAGATGATTTAACTTACTCATCAAATTTTCTTTACATGCTGACTGAAAAAGAACAAGATCCTATAGCTGCAAAAGTTTTTGATAGGTGTCTAATTCTACATGCCGAACATAGTTTAAACGCCAGTACATTTAGCGCTAGAGTGACAGCAAGCACTCTTACAGACCCATATGCTGTTATTGCCTCTGCAGTAGGAACCTTAGCTGGCCCTCTCCATGGAGGAGCCAATGAGGACGTAATTGCAATGTTAGAGGAAATCAAAACCCCAGAAAATGCAGGTCCTTTTTTGGATAACGCAATCAAAAATAAAAGTAAGATAATGGGCTTCGGCCATAGAGAATACAAAGTCAAAGATCCAAGAGCTATTATTCTTCAAAAACTGGCAGAAGAGCTTTTTATTAGGTTTGGAGCAGATGAAATGTATGAAGTTGCTAAATCACTAGAAGCAGAGGCAATCTCAAGACTTGGACCGAAGGGTATATTCCCTAACGTAGACTTTTATTCTGGTCTTGTTTATAGAAAACTTGGTATTCCTCGTGATTTATTTACTCCAATTTTTGCCATCTCTAGAGTTGCTGGTTGGTTAGCTCATTGGAGAGAACAACTTGGAGCAAATAGAATTTTTAGACCATCGCAAATCTATACTGGTTCAGCGCCAAGAGATTGGATAAGCCTAGAAAATAGAGAATAA
- a CDS encoding rhodanese — translation MGSYPKSINASSLNDWFNSEKEDPVLIDVREQSELEIARFSKKFLHIPISKVTSKYVEEIFAGLLDREIVVTCHAGIRSYNFSQWCLDNNIVSEIWNLEEGIDGWSRYIDPSIPRY, via the coding sequence TTGGGAAGTTATCCAAAATCTATAAATGCTTCTAGTCTCAATGATTGGTTTAATTCTGAGAAAGAAGATCCAGTTTTGATTGATGTAAGAGAACAGTCAGAGCTTGAAATAGCTCGTTTCTCAAAAAAATTTTTACATATACCAATTAGTAAAGTCACATCTAAATATGTAGAAGAAATATTTGCTGGTTTATTAGACAGAGAAATTGTAGTTACCTGTCATGCAGGAATAAGAAGTTATAACTTTTCTCAATGGTGCTTGGATAATAATATTGTGAGCGAAATATGGAATTTGGAGGAGGGTATTGATGGATGGAGTAGATATATTGACCCATCAATCCCAAGGTATTGA
- the trpB gene encoding tryptophan synthase subunit beta gives MVSTFSRKDQNYKNDDLNQPSKEGRFGKYGGQYVPETLMPALFELEDAASNAWKDKLFVEELNHLLKTYVGRETPLYEAKRLTEHYKNKQATPRIWLKREDLNHTGAHKINNALGQALLAIRMGKKRIIAETGAGQHGVATATVCARFGLKCIIYMGAEDIKRQSLNVFRMKLLGAEVKVVNSGTATLKDATSEAIRDWVSNVETTHYILGSVAGPHPFPKIVRDFHAVIGEETKKQCLESFGSLPDILLACVGGGSNAMGLFHPFVKETSVRLIGVEAAGSGVDTDKHAATITKGSVGILHGSMSLLLQDDNGQVQEAHSISAGLDYPGVGPEHSHLKDIGRAEYGSVTDQEALEALKLVSELEGIIPALETSHAFAWLDKLCPTLEKDTHIVINCSGRGDKDVNTVASSLDI, from the coding sequence GTGGTAAGTACATTTTCTCGCAAAGATCAAAACTATAAAAATGACGATTTAAATCAACCCTCCAAAGAGGGAAGATTTGGAAAATATGGTGGTCAATACGTTCCTGAAACGCTAATGCCCGCTCTTTTTGAGCTTGAAGACGCTGCATCTAATGCATGGAAAGATAAACTTTTTGTAGAAGAATTAAATCATCTACTTAAGACTTATGTAGGAAGAGAAACACCACTTTATGAAGCCAAAAGACTTACTGAACATTACAAAAATAAACAAGCAACTCCTAGAATATGGCTTAAAAGAGAAGATTTAAATCATACTGGGGCTCACAAAATTAATAATGCTCTTGGACAAGCTTTATTGGCAATAAGAATGGGCAAAAAAAGAATAATTGCAGAAACTGGAGCAGGTCAGCATGGAGTTGCTACTGCTACTGTTTGTGCGAGATTTGGCTTGAAATGTATTATCTACATGGGTGCTGAAGACATAAAAAGGCAATCTCTTAACGTTTTCAGAATGAAACTTTTAGGAGCTGAAGTTAAAGTTGTAAATTCTGGAACTGCAACACTTAAGGATGCTACTAGTGAGGCCATTAGAGATTGGGTTTCTAATGTCGAAACCACACACTACATTTTAGGATCTGTTGCAGGCCCACACCCTTTCCCAAAGATTGTGCGAGATTTTCATGCGGTTATAGGCGAAGAAACTAAAAAACAATGTTTGGAATCATTTGGATCTTTGCCCGATATTTTGCTTGCTTGTGTAGGTGGGGGATCAAATGCAATGGGGCTTTTCCATCCTTTTGTTAAAGAAACTTCTGTGCGTCTTATTGGAGTTGAAGCCGCAGGAAGCGGAGTTGATACTGACAAACATGCTGCCACTATCACTAAAGGGTCAGTTGGAATTTTGCATGGATCAATGAGTCTTCTCTTGCAAGATGATAATGGTCAAGTACAAGAAGCTCACTCAATAAGTGCAGGTTTAGATTACCCTGGAGTAGGCCCTGAACATAGCCATTTAAAAGATATAGGTAGAGCAGAATATGGATCAGTCACGGATCAAGAAGCTTTAGAAGCTTTAAAACTTGTTAGTGAACTAGAAGGAATCATACCTGCACTTGAAACTTCCCATGCCTTTGCTTGGTTAGATAAATTATGCCCTACTCTTGAAAAAGATACTCACATAGTGATCAATTGCTCTGGTAGAGGTGACAAAGATGTTAATACTGTTGCATCTTCATTAGATATTTAA
- a CDS encoding translation initiation factor SUI1, whose amino-acid sequence MGKKNWIEFDNQEKKSEEIAKVDNLNKRSKISILKQKKGKKGKTITLIRGLGTQDEILLKELLKKIKVFCGTGGTLIDRNIQLQGDMVSKSIEFLRKEGFHNL is encoded by the coding sequence ATGGGAAAAAAGAATTGGATCGAATTTGATAATCAAGAAAAGAAATCTGAAGAAATAGCTAAGGTAGATAATTTAAATAAAAGATCAAAAATTAGTATCTTAAAACAAAAAAAAGGTAAAAAGGGCAAGACTATAACTTTAATTAGAGGTTTAGGCACTCAGGATGAAATTTTATTAAAAGAATTACTAAAAAAAATTAAAGTTTTTTGTGGGACTGGAGGAACATTAATTGATAGAAATATTCAGTTACAGGGTGATATGGTATCGAAATCAATTGAATTTCTTCGTAAAGAGGGATTTCATAATTTATGA
- the cysC gene encoding adenylyl-sulfate kinase, with protein sequence MKEQNQTKSANIKWHNLTIDREKLEKMRGHKGMVIWFTGLSGSGKSTLANALNEVLHLDGFSTYVLDGDNIRHGLCKDLGFSDEDREENIRRIGEVANLFMNAGIITITAFVSPFISDRDKVRKIIGSKDFIEVYCAADITVCENRDTKGLYKKARLGEIKEFTGISSPYEAPLNPEIVVDTGSLDLNDSVEKIINYLKKENFLNKA encoded by the coding sequence ATGAAAGAACAAAATCAAACAAAGTCAGCCAATATAAAGTGGCACAACTTAACTATTGATAGAGAAAAGTTAGAGAAGATGAGAGGTCATAAAGGTATGGTTATCTGGTTTACAGGCTTATCTGGTTCTGGTAAAAGTACTTTGGCCAACGCTTTAAATGAAGTTTTACACTTAGATGGTTTTTCGACTTATGTGTTGGATGGAGATAATATTAGACACGGTTTATGTAAAGATCTTGGTTTTTCGGATGAAGATAGAGAAGAAAATATAAGAAGAATTGGCGAAGTTGCGAATTTATTTATGAATGCTGGGATAATAACTATTACAGCATTCGTTTCGCCATTTATTAGCGATAGAGATAAGGTGAGAAAAATTATTGGATCTAAGGATTTTATTGAAGTTTATTGTGCTGCTGATATCACAGTTTGCGAAAATAGGGATACTAAAGGTCTTTATAAGAAAGCTCGTTTGGGAGAAATTAAGGAATTCACAGGGATTTCTAGTCCATATGAAGCTCCTCTTAATCCCGAAATTGTTGTTGATACAGGTTCGTTAGATTTAAATGATTCCGTTGAAAAAATTATTAACTACCTTAAAAAAGAAAACTTTCTTAACAAGGCCTAA
- the purE gene encoding 5-(carboxyamino)imidazole ribonucleotide mutase, whose amino-acid sequence MGSDSDLKTLKPAIDILREFGIKIEVCILSAHRTPIEMMEYAKNAESENIKVIIAGAGGAAHLPGMLASITCIPVIGVPVESKTLKGIDSLLSIVQMPAGIPVATVAINGAQNAGLLAIEMISLFDESIKKNLKEFRENLHSQVRTKNSKLSNIGPDNYLQNK is encoded by the coding sequence ATGGGTAGTGATTCAGATCTAAAAACATTGAAACCAGCCATTGATATTTTAAGAGAATTTGGAATAAAAATCGAAGTTTGTATACTTTCTGCACATCGAACACCTATTGAAATGATGGAATATGCAAAAAATGCAGAATCAGAAAACATAAAAGTAATAATTGCAGGTGCTGGGGGTGCTGCTCATCTTCCAGGAATGCTGGCATCCATAACTTGCATTCCTGTAATTGGCGTACCAGTAGAGAGTAAGACACTTAAGGGGATTGACTCTCTTTTATCAATCGTTCAAATGCCCGCTGGAATTCCAGTTGCAACTGTTGCAATTAATGGAGCTCAGAATGCTGGATTATTGGCAATAGAGATGATCAGTTTATTTGATGAATCCATAAAGAAAAATTTGAAAGAATTCAGAGAAAATCTACATTCACAGGTAAGAACTAAAAATAGTAAGTTATCAAATATTGGACCTGACAATTATCTTCAAAATAAATGA
- a CDS encoding magnesium protoporphyrin IX methyltransferase, translated as MTSNKIIEKSEVREYFNGTGFERWNKIYSKSDEINTVQKNIRKGHQKTVDDVVSYIKNYPELTKKSYCDAGCGVGSLSIPLLRLGIKELQMSDISSEMIKETKKRIHELGLSQSKIKYEVCDLEKLKGLFHVVVCLDVFIHYPQPVAEEMVQHLCDLSKEKLIVSFAPYTPVLAVLKNIGKLFPGPSKTTRAYTLKEKGIINAAKEKGFKVVKKKLNQAPFYFSKLIEFEKIK; from the coding sequence ATGACGTCAAATAAGATTATCGAAAAAAGTGAAGTAAGAGAGTATTTTAATGGTACTGGCTTTGAAAGATGGAATAAAATTTATAGCAAATCTGATGAAATTAATACGGTTCAGAAAAATATTAGGAAAGGACATCAAAAAACTGTAGATGATGTAGTCTCATACATCAAAAATTATCCTGAACTAACAAAAAAAAGTTATTGTGATGCAGGCTGTGGTGTAGGAAGTCTTTCCATACCTTTATTAAGACTCGGTATAAAAGAATTACAGATGAGCGATATTTCTTCTGAAATGATTAAAGAAACAAAAAAACGCATTCATGAATTAGGTTTGAGTCAAAGTAAAATTAAATATGAAGTTTGTGATCTGGAAAAATTAAAAGGATTATTTCATGTTGTAGTTTGTTTGGATGTATTCATTCATTATCCTCAACCGGTCGCAGAAGAAATGGTTCAACATCTATGCGATTTAAGCAAAGAAAAACTAATCGTTAGCTTTGCTCCTTATACTCCAGTTCTTGCTGTTCTAAAAAATATTGGAAAATTATTTCCTGGGCCAAGTAAAACTACAAGGGCATATACATTGAAAGAAAAGGGTATTATTAATGCTGCTAAAGAAAAAGGATTTAAAGTTGTTAAAAAGAAATTAAATCAAGCTCCTTTTTATTTTTCAAAACTAATTGAATTCGAAAAAATTAAATAA
- a CDS encoding response regulator transcription factor — protein MNEINQINNEPVRKSRILLVDDEPGLRTAVKTFLEDEGFEIFIAVDGEDGWEKAQTIFPDLIISDVMMPRANGYDLLEKIREDEKLGGTPVIFLTAKGMTLDRTEGYLAGVDDYISKPFDPDELAARVKNVINRQERLLKEAARFADIDVSKMAKQITEIKSMLTDQNQTNPENKINLPSFTPREASVLQLVAEGLMNKEIARKLETSIRNVEKYVSRLFIKTGTSSRTELVRYALENHLVK, from the coding sequence ATGAATGAAATTAATCAAATAAATAATGAACCGGTAAGAAAATCAAGAATTTTATTAGTTGATGATGAGCCTGGTTTAAGAACAGCTGTTAAAACATTTCTAGAAGATGAAGGCTTTGAAATATTTATTGCAGTTGATGGCGAGGATGGTTGGGAAAAAGCTCAAACAATTTTCCCCGATTTGATAATTAGCGATGTTATGATGCCACGAGCCAACGGTTATGATTTATTAGAAAAAATTAGAGAGGATGAAAAATTAGGAGGAACTCCAGTTATTTTTCTAACTGCAAAAGGAATGACCCTAGACAGAACAGAAGGTTATCTTGCAGGAGTTGATGATTATATTTCCAAACCTTTCGATCCCGATGAATTAGCTGCAAGAGTTAAAAATGTAATCAACAGACAAGAACGACTATTAAAAGAAGCGGCACGATTCGCAGATATTGACGTAAGCAAAATGGCAAAACAAATTACTGAAATAAAATCTATGCTCACAGACCAAAACCAAACTAATCCAGAAAATAAAATAAATCTTCCTAGTTTTACTCCTAGAGAAGCAAGTGTGCTTCAACTAGTAGCAGAAGGACTGATGAACAAGGAAATTGCTAGAAAGCTTGAAACATCTATTAGAAATGTTGAGAAATATGTAAGTAGACTTTTTATCAAGACAGGTACATCTAGCCGAACAGAATTAGTTCGTTATGCACTTGAAAATCATTTAGTTAAATAG